A window of Myxococcales bacterium contains these coding sequences:
- a CDS encoding SDR family oxidoreductase, with translation NCYVCKRDFFELHSFYDSMCAPCADFNWLKRIQTADLSGRTALVTGGRIKIGYQTVIKLLRAGAHVIVTTRFPRDAASRFVGEEDFSCWHDHLEIHGLDLRHTPSVETFAQQLQTEHGRLDFILNNACQTVRRPPNFYAHMIDKEGASLSSLPGEERTLLRGAAGANESTSPLTELLPSQTRWREGLDRAAALSQIPLTDDDCDTDPTLFPVGDLDADLQQVDLRTKNSWRLALDEVPSVELLEVHLVNAVAPFILNARLKALMLRKPGGDKHIVNVSAMEGQFYRSFKTDKHPHTNMAKASLNMLTRTSAPDYVRDGIHMNSVDTGWITDEDPIEITLRKEREHGFHPPLDIVDAAARICDPIFSGFNTGTHIWGQFLKDYSPTDW, from the coding sequence GCAACTGCTACGTCTGTAAACGGGACTTCTTCGAACTCCACAGCTTCTACGATTCCATGTGCGCGCCGTGTGCCGACTTCAATTGGCTGAAGCGCATCCAGACTGCGGATCTCTCGGGTCGCACTGCGCTCGTCACGGGCGGGCGCATCAAAATCGGCTACCAGACCGTAATCAAGCTGCTACGCGCCGGCGCTCATGTGATTGTGACCACTCGCTTTCCCCGGGACGCCGCCTCGCGCTTTGTCGGGGAAGAAGACTTTTCGTGCTGGCACGATCACCTGGAGATCCATGGACTCGATCTGCGCCACACCCCCAGCGTCGAGACATTTGCGCAACAACTTCAGACAGAGCATGGTCGTCTCGACTTCATTCTCAACAACGCCTGCCAGACCGTGCGGCGTCCGCCCAATTTCTACGCCCACATGATCGACAAGGAAGGGGCGAGCCTGTCGTCGTTGCCCGGAGAGGAGCGGACCCTGCTGCGCGGTGCGGCCGGGGCCAATGAATCGACCTCCCCCCTGACTGAGCTGCTCCCCAGCCAGACCCGCTGGCGCGAAGGGCTCGACCGGGCCGCGGCCCTTTCGCAGATCCCCCTGACCGATGACGACTGCGACACTGATCCCACGCTGTTTCCAGTCGGTGACCTGGATGCCGATCTACAACAGGTGGATCTGCGGACGAAAAACAGCTGGCGCCTCGCCCTCGACGAAGTGCCCTCGGTCGAATTGCTCGAAGTCCATCTGGTCAACGCCGTGGCGCCGTTCATCCTGAATGCGCGGCTCAAAGCGTTGATGCTGCGCAAACCCGGAGGCGACAAACACATCGTCAACGTCTCCGCGATGGAAGGCCAGTTCTATCGCAGCTTCAAAACCGACAAGCATCCGCACACCAACATGGCCAAGGCGAGCCTCAACATGTTGACCCGCACATCGGCACCCGATTATGTGCGCGATGGAATCCACATGAACAGCGTCGATACCGGCTGGATCACCGATGAAGACCCGATCGAGATCACCCTGCGCAAAGAACGTGAGCACGGTTTCCATCCACCCCTGGACATCGTGGATGCCGCGGCGCGAATCTGCGATCCGATTTTTTCGGGTTTTAATACTGGAACCCACATCTGGGGCCAGTTTCTCAAAGACTATTCCCCGACCGACTGGTAG
- a CDS encoding DUF2797 domain-containing protein yields MQGQVRKMKTEFRAGEPVRYALPLGSEDVPLNSRLEKTFRLEFKQAISCISCDRKIKKTFSQGHCYPCFIGLASCDSCIVKPELCHFAQGTCREPDWGESHCMIPHTVYLANSSGLKVGITRGVEPVSRWIDQGASQGLAIRRVATRLESGRVEVALKHFVADRTNWRKMLQGTADAVDLPAERESILRLQLEKDPDNPLPGEEVEGAKPVEIDYPVRVYPKKIVSHNFDKNAVLEGTLLGIKGQYLILDTAVVNIRKYGGYHMELADT; encoded by the coding sequence ATGCAGGGTCAAGTGCGAAAGATGAAAACTGAATTTCGAGCCGGGGAGCCGGTTCGCTATGCGCTGCCATTGGGAAGTGAAGACGTGCCCCTCAACTCGCGACTCGAAAAGACCTTCAGGCTCGAGTTCAAACAGGCCATCAGCTGCATCAGCTGTGACCGAAAAATCAAGAAGACCTTCTCGCAGGGGCACTGCTATCCGTGTTTTATCGGGCTTGCGAGTTGTGACAGCTGCATCGTCAAACCTGAACTCTGCCATTTTGCCCAGGGGACCTGCCGAGAGCCCGATTGGGGAGAATCCCATTGCATGATTCCCCATACGGTTTATCTCGCAAATTCATCGGGGCTGAAGGTGGGGATTACCCGGGGCGTTGAACCCGTGTCTCGCTGGATTGATCAGGGGGCCAGCCAGGGGTTGGCGATCCGCCGGGTGGCGACTCGGCTGGAATCCGGGCGGGTCGAAGTTGCCTTGAAGCACTTCGTCGCGGACCGGACCAACTGGCGAAAGATGCTGCAGGGCACGGCAGATGCCGTCGATCTGCCCGCAGAACGCGAATCGATCCTGCGCCTTCAGCTGGAGAAAGACCCCGACAATCCGCTGCCCGGAGAGGAGGTCGAAGGAGCGAAGCCGGTCGAGATCGACTATCCGGTTCGGGTCTATCCGAAGAAGATTGTTTCTCACAACTTCGACAAGAACGCAGTCCTCGAAGGGACCCTGCTCGGGATCAAGGGGCAGTATCTGATCCTGGACACCGCGGTCGTAAACATCCGCAAGTACGGCGGCTACCACATGGAACTGGCGGACACGTAG